In Perca fluviatilis chromosome 18, GENO_Pfluv_1.0, whole genome shotgun sequence, one genomic interval encodes:
- the gjb7 gene encoding connexin 28.8 yields MNWGFLENVLSGVNKYSTVIGRIWLSVVFLFRILVYVAAAEQVWKDEQKDFVCNTQQPGCENACFDHFFPISQVRLWALQLIMVSTPSLLVALHVAYREHREAKHKRKLYKDKGSIDGGLFCTYIISLVFKISFEVGSLLAFYFLYNGFEVPMLLRCSQSPCPNTEDCYIARATEKKIFLYIMACTSILCITLNFVELMYIVWKHLWKCFTRRYVPIEEKAVSHRQSHVSIVSKRVSVEPTVNTGDSTTQPASTAENQPV; encoded by the coding sequence ATGAACTGGGGCTTTTTGGAGAACGTCCTCAGCGGGGTGAACAAGTACTCTACAGTGATCGGGCGCATCTGGCTTTCCGTGGTCTTTCTCTTCAGGATCTTGGTGTACGTGGCAGCGGCCGAGCAGGTGTGGAAGGATGAGCAGAAGGATTTTGTGTGCAACACCCAGCAGCCTGGCTGTGAAAATGCTTGTTTCGACCACTTCTTCCCCATCTCGCAGGTGCGCCTCTGGGCTCTGCAGCTCATCATGGTATCCACCCCGTCACTGCTGGTGGCCCTGCACGTGGCCTACAGGGAGCACCGGGAGGCCAAACACAAGCGGAAACTGTACAAGGACAAAGGGAGCATTGATGGAGGTCTGTTCTGCACCTACATCATCAGTCTGGTCTTCAAGATAAGCTTCGAGGTAGGCTCCCTGCTTGCTTTCTACTTCCTGTACAACGGCTTTGAGGTGCCCATGCTGCTCCGCTGTAGCCAGAGTCCCTGTCCCAACACGGAGGACTGTTACATTGCTAGAGCCACGGAGAAGAAGATCTTCCTCTACATCATGGCCTGCACATCCATACTGTGCATCACTCTGAATTTTGTAGAGCTTATGTACATTGTATGGAAGCACTTGTGGAAATGTTTTACCAGGCGGTACGTCCCTATAGAGGAGAAGGCTGTCAGCCACCGCCAGTCACATGTTTCCATCGTCAGTAAGCGTGTCTCCGTTGAGCCCACAGTAAACACAGGGGACAGCACCACACAGCCTGCATCCACTGCTGAAAACCAGCCCGTCTAG
- the smim8 gene encoding small integral membrane protein 8, whose translation MADKDVGKGKDSAGEKGYRTPGLRSAQTTTLFRVVNPELFIKPNKPVMAFGLVTITLCVGYLGYMHAMKENDQQLYEAVDSEGERYMRRKTSKWD comes from the exons ATGGCCGATAAAGATGTCGGTAAAGGGAAGGACAGCGCCGGGGAAAAAGGATACAGGACCCCCGGCCTGAGGAGCGCACAGACAACGACTCTGTTCCGAGTTGTCAACCCTGAACTCTTCATAAAACCT AATAAACCAGTGATGGCGTTTGGACTGGTGACCATCACCTTGTGTGTGGGCTACCTGGGCTATATGCACGCAATGAAAGAAAACGACCAGCAGCTATATGAGGCCGTCGACAGCGAAGGAGAAAGATACATGAGGAGGAAGACTTCCAAATGGGACTGA